A stretch of Arachis hypogaea cultivar Tifrunner chromosome 15, arahy.Tifrunner.gnm2.J5K5, whole genome shotgun sequence DNA encodes these proteins:
- the LOC112750849 gene encoding protein-S-isoprenylcysteine O-methyltransferase B — protein MTEIFSYTACRQLSQMFLAILFFHTSEFILAIVIHGRSNVTLSSLLISAHYILAMIFSLAEYIFEIVFFPELKEYWVISNVGLAIVVIGEVIRKLAILTAGHAFTHLIRTHRHDDHRLVTHGIYGFMRHPGYSGFFIWSVGTQIMLCNPISVVAFAVVVWRFFAKRIPYEEYFLRRFFGREYKEYAKKVGSGVPFIN, from the coding sequence ATGACAGAAATCTTCAGCTACACAGCTTGCAGACAGTTATCTCAGATGTTCCTTGCAATACTTTTCTTTCACACTTCtgaattcattctagcaatcgTTATTCATGGGAGATCAAATGTAACCCTGAGTTCCCTTCTAATTAGTGCACACTATATTTTGGCAATGATCTTTTCATTGGCAGAATACATTTTTGAGATTGTTTTCTTTCCAGAGTTAAAGGAATATTGGGTTATTAGTAATGTGGGCCTGGCAATAGTTGTGATTGGGGAAGTTATAAGGAAGTTGGCTATTTTAACAGCAGGGCATGCCTTTACTCATCTTATAAGGACTCACCGTCATGATGATCACCGCCTGGTTACTCACGGTATATATGGATTTATGCGCCATCCAGGGTACTCCGGTTTCTTCATTTGGTCTGTTGGTACTCAAATAATGCTTTGCAACCCCATATCAGTTGTTGCATTTGCAGTTGTTGTCTGGCGCTTTTTCGCTAAGCGAATACCCTATGAAGAGTATTTCCTGAGGCGGTTTTTCGGACGTGAATACAAGGAATATGCCAAAAAAGTGGGGTCTGGGGTTCCCTTCATTAATTGA